Proteins encoded in a region of the Variovorax sp. PAMC 28711 genome:
- the lnt gene encoding apolipoprotein N-acyltransferase, whose translation MNKTLPRLAGFAVAGLAQALSIAAPWNGQPLWWLQILSLAFLVWQLDAIRQRAEPNAWRRGLGYGWVFTTAWLCGTFWWLFISLHTYGGLAAPLAVIAVFALAAGLALYYATACACFVAFAPAGRAWSALFFAALWTVGELLRNSWFTGFPWGAGGYAHVEGPLAPAAAWVGVYGMGALSAAIAAALAMTVRRTPGAASAKRLLPLAGVVAMLLVPTALKGVSDVAGDATLARGKLGVALLQGNIPQDEKFIPGGGVATALRWYGEQLGAPRASLTITPETAIPLLPSQLPNGYLQGIAERYSTGQQAAIVGLPIGNGDTYSNAVLGFQPGQTTTYRYDKHHLVPFGEFVPSVFRWFTNLMNIPLGDFRSGGLGQAPFLWQGQRIAPNICYEDLFGDEIGANFRDDASAPTLLLNVSNIAWFGDSIAIDQHLSISRMRSLEFARPMVRATNTGATVVIDHHGRVTHQLPRLTRGVLEAEVEGRAGRTPFARWVSTFGLWPLWIASLLVIGATIALSRRRR comes from the coding sequence TTGAACAAGACGCTGCCTCGCCTGGCCGGCTTCGCGGTGGCGGGGCTCGCGCAGGCGCTCTCCATCGCGGCGCCCTGGAACGGGCAGCCGCTGTGGTGGCTGCAGATCCTGTCGCTGGCGTTTCTGGTCTGGCAACTGGACGCGATTCGGCAGCGCGCCGAGCCGAACGCATGGCGCCGTGGCCTGGGCTACGGATGGGTGTTCACCACCGCCTGGCTCTGCGGCACGTTCTGGTGGCTCTTCATTTCGTTGCACACCTATGGCGGACTCGCCGCGCCGCTGGCCGTGATCGCGGTGTTCGCGCTCGCTGCAGGGCTGGCGCTTTACTACGCGACCGCCTGTGCCTGCTTCGTCGCGTTCGCGCCAGCGGGGCGGGCGTGGAGCGCACTTTTCTTCGCGGCGCTCTGGACAGTGGGTGAGCTCCTTCGGAACAGCTGGTTCACCGGCTTTCCATGGGGCGCCGGTGGCTATGCGCATGTCGAGGGGCCGCTGGCACCGGCTGCCGCGTGGGTCGGCGTCTACGGCATGGGCGCGCTGTCGGCCGCAATCGCTGCCGCACTCGCGATGACGGTGCGCCGCACGCCGGGTGCCGCGTCTGCAAAACGCCTCCTTCCACTGGCCGGCGTGGTGGCCATGCTGCTCGTGCCGACCGCGCTGAAGGGCGTGAGCGACGTGGCCGGTGACGCCACGCTGGCCCGCGGCAAGCTTGGCGTCGCGCTCCTGCAGGGCAACATTCCGCAGGACGAGAAGTTCATCCCGGGCGGCGGCGTGGCCACGGCATTGCGTTGGTATGGCGAGCAGCTCGGTGCGCCGCGTGCCTCGCTTACGATCACGCCCGAAACCGCCATCCCGCTCCTGCCGTCGCAATTGCCGAACGGGTATCTGCAGGGCATCGCCGAGCGCTACAGCACCGGTCAGCAGGCGGCGATCGTCGGCTTGCCGATCGGCAATGGCGACACCTACAGCAACGCGGTGCTCGGTTTCCAGCCGGGGCAAACCACGACTTATCGCTACGACAAGCACCACCTGGTGCCGTTCGGCGAATTCGTGCCGTCGGTGTTTCGCTGGTTCACCAACCTCATGAACATCCCGCTCGGCGACTTTCGCAGCGGCGGACTGGGTCAGGCGCCTTTCCTGTGGCAAGGCCAGCGCATCGCGCCGAACATCTGCTACGAGGATCTGTTCGGCGACGAGATCGGCGCGAACTTCCGCGACGACGCGTCCGCACCGACCCTCCTGCTCAACGTGAGCAACATCGCCTGGTTCGGCGACTCGATCGCGATCGATCAGCACCTGTCGATCTCGCGCATGCGGTCGCTCGAGTTCGCGCGGCCGATGGTGCGTGCCACCAACACCGGCGCCACGGTGGTGATCGACCACCACGGGCGGGTCACGCACCAGCTCCCGCGCCTCACCCGCGGCGTGCTCGAGGCCGAAGTCGAAGGCCGTGCCGGACGAACGCCTTTCGCGCGCTGGGTGTCGACGTTCGGCCTGTGGCCGCTCTGGATCGCCTCTCTGCTGGTGATCGGCGCGACGATCGCGCTCAGCCGCCGCAGGCGCTGA
- a CDS encoding type II asparaginase, translating to MHFSSRFRALAAGAALIAASAIAQAQSLPNVVILATGGTIAGAGASAVNSATYAAAKVGVDKLIAGLPELSKVANVRGEQVFQVASESLTNDNLVTLAKRVSALSKQPDVDGIVITHGTDTVEETAYFLTLTVHTNKPIVMVASMRPGTALSADGALNLYDAVSVAGSKDAMGKGVLLTMNDSIESGRDVSKNFNIKPSAFTSQWGSLGMVVEGKNYWFRAPVKRHTMNSEFDIDTMTAVPPVEIAMGYEGVASTAIDALGKSGIKALIHGGPGNGSVADRIVPSLQKVRADGIVVIRSSRVPDGFVIRNAEQPDDKYDWVVAHDLRPQKARILAMVALTKTSDTKELQRIFWEY from the coding sequence ATGCATTTTTCGTCCCGTTTTCGTGCGCTCGCCGCAGGCGCCGCACTGATCGCCGCCAGCGCGATCGCGCAAGCGCAGTCGCTGCCCAACGTCGTCATCCTCGCGACCGGCGGCACCATTGCCGGCGCCGGCGCTTCGGCCGTCAACAGCGCGACCTACGCGGCCGCCAAGGTCGGTGTCGACAAGCTCATCGCCGGGTTGCCGGAGCTTTCGAAGGTTGCCAACGTGCGCGGCGAGCAGGTGTTCCAGGTCGCCTCGGAAAGCCTCACCAACGACAACCTCGTGACGCTCGCCAAGCGCGTGTCGGCACTGTCCAAGCAGCCCGACGTCGACGGTATCGTCATCACGCACGGCACCGACACGGTGGAAGAAACCGCGTACTTCCTGACGCTCACGGTGCACACCAACAAGCCGATCGTCATGGTCGCCTCGATGCGTCCGGGCACCGCGCTGTCGGCCGACGGCGCGCTCAACTTGTACGACGCGGTAAGCGTGGCGGGCAGCAAGGACGCGATGGGCAAGGGCGTGTTGCTGACCATGAACGACAGCATCGAGAGCGGCCGCGACGTGAGCAAGAATTTCAACATCAAGCCGAGCGCGTTCACGAGCCAGTGGGGCTCGCTGGGCATGGTGGTCGAGGGCAAGAACTACTGGTTCCGCGCGCCTGTGAAGCGTCACACCATGAATTCGGAGTTCGACATCGACACCATGACGGCGGTGCCGCCGGTCGAGATCGCGATGGGCTACGAAGGCGTGGCCTCCACCGCTATCGACGCGCTCGGCAAGAGCGGCATCAAGGCGCTGATCCACGGCGGCCCGGGCAACGGTTCGGTCGCCGACCGCATCGTGCCGAGCCTGCAGAAAGTGCGCGCCGACGGCATCGTCGTGATTCGCAGCTCGCGCGTGCCCGACGGCTTCGTGATCCGCAACGCCGAGCAGCCCGACGACAAGTACGACTGGGTGGTGGCGCACGACCTGCGCCCGCAGAAGGCGCGCATCCTGGCGATGGTCGCGCTGACCAAGACCAGCGACACCAAGGAACTTCAGCGCATCTTCTGGGAATACTGA
- a CDS encoding AMP-binding protein — protein sequence MQTYARQNYPAGVPHEIHPEQYRSLGHMFEEAFQRHGDTPFSVCMERWMSYSELDTLSKALGAWLQSRGLEPGARVAIMLPNIPQFAVTMCAILRAGYTCVNVNPLYTARELEHQLRDSGATAIVILENFAATLEKVIEKTPVKQVVITSMGDLLGGAYGVWITTAVRHLAKMVPPFKLPLDEGRTVTPFSRALADGKRLPLAADSSTLDSIAFLQYTGGTTGLSKGAVLTHRNIVAATLQAEAWFTPALARAGDLSKVNSIAALPLYHIFALTLSLLAIRQGSHLTLIPNPRDFGKFVAVLKKRPFHMLPAVNTLFNALLMHPEFKSIDFSTLFVSQAGGMAASEGTARRWFEVTGCPMIEGWGMSETCAIGTNNPVSNTSFTGNIGLPLPSIDIAIKDDEGRSLPNGEAGELCIRGPNVMTGYYNQPAETAAAFTADGFMRTGDIAVMQDDGYSRIVDRKKDMILVSGFNVFPNELENVISLCPGVVECAAVGVADEKQGEAIKVFVVRRDVTLTEEAVLQYCSSQLTGYKRPKYIEFRDSLPKTNVGKILRRELRAAVST from the coding sequence ATGCAGACTTACGCACGACAGAACTATCCGGCCGGCGTGCCACACGAGATTCATCCAGAGCAGTACCGCTCGCTCGGGCACATGTTCGAAGAAGCTTTCCAGCGGCACGGCGACACGCCGTTTTCGGTGTGCATGGAGCGCTGGATGAGCTATTCCGAGCTCGACACCTTGTCCAAGGCGCTGGGCGCCTGGCTGCAGTCGCGCGGGCTCGAACCGGGCGCGCGGGTGGCGATCATGCTGCCCAACATCCCGCAGTTTGCGGTGACGATGTGCGCGATCCTTCGGGCGGGCTACACCTGCGTGAACGTCAACCCGCTGTACACGGCGCGCGAGTTGGAGCATCAGCTTCGGGATTCGGGCGCGACGGCGATCGTGATTCTCGAAAACTTCGCCGCGACGCTGGAAAAGGTGATCGAGAAAACACCGGTCAAGCAGGTGGTCATCACCTCGATGGGCGACCTGCTCGGTGGCGCGTACGGCGTGTGGATCACGACCGCAGTACGCCACCTTGCCAAGATGGTTCCGCCGTTCAAGTTGCCGCTCGACGAGGGTAGGACTGTGACGCCGTTTTCCAGGGCCTTGGCCGATGGCAAACGACTTCCACTCGCCGCAGACAGCAGCACGCTGGATTCGATTGCGTTCCTTCAGTACACGGGCGGAACCACCGGCCTCTCGAAAGGTGCGGTGCTGACGCATCGCAACATCGTTGCGGCGACCCTCCAGGCGGAGGCGTGGTTCACGCCGGCGTTGGCACGTGCGGGCGACCTGTCGAAGGTCAACAGCATTGCGGCGTTGCCGCTGTATCACATCTTCGCGTTGACACTCAGCCTGCTCGCGATCCGCCAGGGTTCGCACCTCACCTTGATTCCGAATCCGCGCGATTTCGGGAAATTCGTGGCGGTGCTGAAAAAGCGGCCCTTCCACATGCTGCCGGCAGTGAACACACTTTTCAATGCGCTCCTGATGCATCCCGAGTTCAAGTCGATCGACTTCTCGACCTTGTTCGTGTCGCAGGCCGGCGGCATGGCGGCGTCGGAAGGCACGGCACGGCGGTGGTTCGAAGTCACCGGCTGTCCCATGATCGAGGGTTGGGGCATGAGCGAGACCTGCGCGATCGGCACCAACAACCCGGTGTCGAACACATCGTTCACCGGAAACATCGGGCTGCCGCTGCCGAGCATCGACATCGCGATCAAGGACGACGAAGGTCGCTCGCTCCCAAATGGCGAAGCGGGCGAATTGTGTATCCGTGGCCCGAACGTCATGACCGGCTACTACAACCAGCCGGCCGAGACCGCGGCGGCCTTCACAGCCGACGGCTTCATGCGCACCGGCGACATTGCGGTGATGCAGGACGATGGATACAGCCGGATCGTCGACCGCAAGAAAGACATGATTCTGGTCAGCGGCTTCAATGTCTTCCCGAATGAGTTGGAGAACGTGATCTCGCTCTGCCCCGGTGTGGTCGAATGCGCCGCCGTCGGGGTGGCAGACGAGAAGCAGGGCGAGGCCATCAAGGTCTTCGTGGTTCGCAGAGATGTCACCCTGACCGAAGAGGCCGTCCTGCAGTATTGCAGCAGTCAGCTCACAGGCTATAAGCGCCCGAAATACATCGAGTTTCGCGATTCTTTGCCGAAAACGAATGTCGGAAAGATTCTCAGGCGCGAGCTCCGCGCAGCCGTGTCCACGTGA
- a CDS encoding esterase/lipase family protein, translating into MVARLQQLIVFGWLIASTCWIAFWWRSAPAVAIGGLFVLTCAHSAVLAIEFIASRRVSASDVRPRATAGHCGKAWWAETRIALQVFCWLQPFRSGAVPDELPSRHRRGVVLIHGFLCNRGFWNPWLHSLRADERAFVAVNLEPPLGAIDAFVQTIDEAVERVASVTGQPPLMICHSMGGLAVRAWLREHDGARVHRIVTLGTPHAGTWLARFGHTANGKQMRIGAEWLSRIDGDHASAHRTAFTCWYSDCDNVVFPISTATLPGADNRLASGRGHVDMAFDPRVRRETLALLDSD; encoded by the coding sequence ATGGTCGCCCGCTTGCAGCAACTCATCGTGTTCGGATGGCTGATCGCGTCAACATGCTGGATCGCGTTCTGGTGGCGCAGCGCGCCGGCCGTGGCGATTGGAGGACTCTTCGTCTTGACGTGCGCCCATTCCGCGGTGCTGGCGATCGAATTCATCGCGAGCCGGCGCGTGAGTGCGAGCGACGTTCGACCACGCGCCACGGCGGGGCACTGCGGCAAGGCGTGGTGGGCCGAAACGCGCATCGCGCTCCAGGTTTTCTGCTGGCTCCAGCCCTTCCGGTCGGGCGCCGTGCCTGACGAGTTGCCGTCACGACACAGAAGAGGTGTGGTGCTAATCCACGGCTTCCTGTGCAACCGCGGTTTCTGGAATCCGTGGTTGCACAGCCTGCGCGCGGACGAACGAGCCTTCGTCGCCGTCAACCTCGAGCCGCCGCTCGGCGCCATCGATGCCTTCGTGCAAACGATTGACGAGGCGGTTGAGCGCGTCGCCAGCGTCACCGGGCAACCCCCGCTCATGATTTGCCACAGCATGGGCGGCCTCGCCGTCCGCGCCTGGCTGCGTGAGCACGACGGCGCGCGCGTGCACCGCATCGTCACGCTCGGCACGCCGCATGCGGGCACTTGGCTTGCGCGCTTCGGCCACACGGCCAACGGAAAGCAGATGCGCATCGGCGCTGAGTGGCTGTCGCGCATCGACGGCGACCACGCAAGCGCGCACCGCACGGCGTTCACCTGCTGGTACTCCGACTGCGACAACGTCGTTTTTCCCATCTCGACGGCCACCTTGCCCGGCGCCGACAACCGGCTCGCTTCGGGCCGCGGACATGTCGACATGGCATTCGATCCGCGTGTGCGGCGCGAGACGCTGGCGCTCCTCGACAGCGATTGA
- a CDS encoding MBL fold metallo-hydrolase, which translates to MSDHILFVERDQTALIDSGYAAHAGQTFALVESALAGRPLERLFNTHLHSDHCGGNAALQARYPDLLTEIPPGEAPYVAQWEDAALSYIATGEQCARSHFDGVLSPGTACVLGDPAWDIHAAPGHDPHAVLVFEPVSRTLIFADALKRLRVAFTELAGEPSFADIGDTPDELAGLAAQLLEELAASGGTTIDGDLIRNN; encoded by the coding sequence TTGTCGGATCACATTCTGTTTGTTGAACGCGATCAGACGGCCTTGATCGATTCCGGTTACGCCGCGCACGCCGGTCAGACGTTTGCGCTGGTCGAGAGTGCGCTGGCGGGACGTCCGCTCGAACGGCTGTTCAATACGCATCTTCACAGCGACCACTGCGGCGGCAACGCTGCCCTGCAGGCGCGTTATCCCGATCTGCTGACCGAAATCCCGCCGGGAGAGGCCCCGTATGTGGCGCAGTGGGAAGATGCTGCGCTGAGCTACATCGCAACAGGGGAGCAATGCGCACGCTCTCACTTCGACGGCGTTCTCAGTCCAGGCACGGCGTGCGTGCTCGGGGATCCCGCCTGGGACATTCATGCGGCGCCAGGACACGATCCGCACGCCGTACTCGTGTTCGAGCCGGTTTCGCGAACGTTGATATTTGCCGATGCCTTGAAACGGCTTCGGGTTGCGTTTACTGAACTGGCAGGCGAACCTTCGTTCGCAGACATCGGCGACACGCCCGATGAATTGGCGGGATTGGCTGCTCAGCTTCTGGAGGAACTGGCAGCCTCCGGTGGAACAACGATAGACGGCGACTTGATTCGGAACAACTAA
- a CDS encoding GNAT family N-acetyltransferase, translating to MLNALAILKASLGVGSFLKAPMVEAQPRAARPSQPVLVPIRAIGPGERERIARHLLSLEAHDRYLRFGYSASDEQIRRYVDGLDFERDELFGIYNRRLDLIAMAHVAFAPADQPNDCAEFGVSVSGHARGRGYGSRLFERAMVTARNEGVGMLFIHALSENAAMLKIARNAGASVVRSGSESEAHLQLPAATFDSRMSEIALDQFAEVDFRLKSHAKQFWAFLGGMQEVRRGMRDARDKSAA from the coding sequence ATGTTGAACGCCCTGGCCATTCTCAAAGCTTCGCTCGGCGTCGGCTCTTTCCTGAAGGCGCCGATGGTCGAGGCGCAGCCGCGCGCGGCGCGTCCTTCGCAGCCGGTCCTGGTGCCGATCCGCGCGATCGGCCCGGGCGAACGCGAACGCATCGCCCGCCACCTGCTGTCGCTCGAAGCCCATGACCGCTATCTGCGCTTCGGCTATTCCGCATCGGACGAACAAATCCGGCGCTACGTCGACGGGCTCGATTTCGAACGCGACGAGCTCTTCGGCATCTACAACCGTCGCCTCGATCTCATCGCGATGGCGCACGTGGCCTTCGCGCCGGCAGACCAGCCCAACGACTGCGCCGAATTCGGCGTGTCGGTGTCCGGCCATGCGCGCGGCCGTGGTTACGGCTCGCGGCTTTTCGAGCGTGCGATGGTCACCGCGCGCAACGAAGGCGTCGGCATGCTCTTCATTCATGCGCTGAGCGAAAACGCGGCCATGCTGAAAATCGCGCGCAACGCGGGTGCGAGCGTGGTGCGCAGCGGTTCCGAATCCGAAGCGCATCTCCAGCTTCCGGCGGCCACCTTCGACAGCCGCATGAGCGAAATCGCGCTCGACCAGTTTGCCGAGGTCGACTTCCGTCTCAAGAGCCACGCCAAGCAATTCTGGGCATTTCTCGGTGGGATGCAGGAAGTGCGACGCGGCATGCGCGACGCGCGCGACAAGTCCGCCGCCTGA
- the tnpC gene encoding IS66 family transposase — translation MQALHDLKDEDLQGLAPEAIAALAQQMLRHLRQQEIEIRFKDAKIEKITFQLARLKAWKFGAKTEAMSAEQRRLFEETLAEDESSLQAQLEQARGEPAAGAKDDTQTERKPRRKPLPDHLRREDHHHEPDNTNCPSPMCGRPMVRVGEDISERLDIVPAEFFVHRHIYGKWACRCCECLVQDAVAPQIIDSGMPAAGLIAHTMVSHFVDHLPYYRMESINARSNVHTPRSTLASWSGQGGAALMPLYDAHKRFVLSAQVLHADETPVAMLDPGRGKTKRAYVWTYARGAFDAVPGVIYDFCVGRGAQYPVAFLGPDDDGHGATAWRGTLVRDEYAAYDKVMVAQPGRIPAGCLAHARRKFDELLRDGGKSAVAAEALQRIAQIYRLERELATLTTGERLARRQQDAKPLWEDLHAWLRLERSRVPDGSSTARALSYSLNAWTALTQNLLDGDVNVDNNHCENQIRPWALGRRAWLFAGSELAGQRAAVVMSLVQSAKLHGHDPWAYLKDVLTRLPTHLNSRIDELLPHLWQQPAG, via the coding sequence ATGCAAGCGCTGCACGATCTGAAGGACGAAGACCTCCAAGGTCTGGCGCCCGAGGCCATCGCCGCACTCGCGCAGCAAATGCTTCGACACTTGCGCCAGCAGGAAATCGAGATCAGGTTCAAGGACGCCAAGATCGAGAAGATCACCTTCCAGCTCGCACGGCTGAAGGCCTGGAAGTTCGGCGCGAAGACCGAGGCGATGAGCGCCGAGCAGCGGCGCCTGTTCGAGGAGACGCTGGCCGAGGACGAATCCAGCCTGCAGGCGCAACTCGAGCAAGCCAGGGGCGAGCCGGCGGCAGGGGCCAAGGACGACACGCAGACCGAGCGCAAGCCACGTCGCAAGCCTCTGCCCGATCATCTGCGCCGCGAAGACCACCACCACGAGCCTGACAACACGAACTGCCCGAGCCCGATGTGCGGCCGTCCGATGGTGCGCGTGGGCGAGGACATCAGCGAGCGCCTGGACATCGTGCCGGCTGAGTTCTTCGTGCACCGCCACATCTACGGCAAGTGGGCCTGCCGCTGCTGCGAGTGTCTGGTGCAAGACGCCGTTGCGCCGCAGATCATCGACAGCGGCATGCCGGCGGCCGGCCTGATTGCGCACACGATGGTCAGCCACTTCGTGGACCATCTGCCGTACTACCGGATGGAGTCCATCAACGCACGCTCGAACGTGCACACGCCGCGCTCCACGCTGGCGAGTTGGTCCGGGCAAGGCGGTGCAGCCCTCATGCCGCTGTACGACGCGCACAAACGCTTCGTGCTGTCGGCGCAGGTGCTGCATGCCGACGAGACGCCGGTGGCCATGCTCGATCCGGGGCGGGGCAAGACCAAACGGGCCTATGTCTGGACCTATGCGCGGGGCGCCTTCGATGCGGTGCCGGGGGTGATCTACGACTTCTGTGTCGGGCGGGGTGCGCAGTACCCCGTGGCCTTCCTCGGCCCCGATGATGACGGGCACGGCGCAACGGCGTGGCGCGGCACGTTGGTGCGCGATGAGTACGCCGCCTATGACAAGGTGATGGTCGCCCAGCCCGGACGCATTCCTGCCGGGTGTCTTGCGCACGCCAGACGCAAGTTCGATGAGCTGCTGCGCGACGGGGGCAAGAGCGCTGTCGCGGCCGAAGCGCTGCAGCGCATCGCGCAGATCTACCGGCTCGAGCGTGAACTGGCCACCTTGACGACCGGAGAGCGACTGGCCAGAAGGCAGCAGGACGCCAAGCCGCTGTGGGAGGACCTGCATGCCTGGCTGCGTCTTGAGCGAAGCCGCGTGCCTGACGGCAGCTCGACAGCCAGGGCGCTCAGCTACAGCCTGAACGCCTGGACCGCGCTGACGCAAAACCTGCTGGATGGCGACGTGAATGTCGACAACAACCATTGCGAGAACCAGATCCGTCCATGGGCTCTCGGGCGGAGAGCCTGGCTGTTCGCCGGCAGCGAACTTGCTGGCCAACGTGCTGCGGTCGTGATGAGTTTGGTGCAGTCGGCCAAGTTGCATGGCCACGATCCGTGGGCCTACCTGAAGGACGTGCTCACGCGGCTGCCGACCCATCTGAACAGCCGCATCGACGAGCTGCTTCCGCATCTCTGGCAGCAGCCCGCAGGCTGA
- the tnpB gene encoding IS66 family insertion sequence element accessory protein TnpB (TnpB, as the term is used for proteins encoded by IS66 family insertion elements, is considered an accessory protein, since TnpC, encoded by a neighboring gene, is a DDE family transposase.) — protein MIRIDALWLCTKPVDMRAGAERLLAHVVHALGSANAHHGYLFANARATRIKMIVHDGFGVWCAARRLNVGHFVWPREIDAEIGALKDQPIALTQAQFDALVVGLPWQRLPEMSTITRL, from the coding sequence ATGATCCGCATCGACGCGCTGTGGCTGTGCACGAAGCCGGTGGACATGCGCGCCGGCGCCGAGCGCCTGCTGGCGCATGTGGTCCATGCTCTGGGCAGCGCGAACGCGCATCACGGCTATCTGTTTGCCAATGCACGGGCCACACGCATCAAGATGATCGTGCACGACGGCTTCGGCGTGTGGTGCGCTGCAAGACGGTTGAACGTTGGTCACTTCGTGTGGCCACGCGAGATCGATGCAGAGATCGGTGCGTTGAAGGATCAGCCGATCGCACTGACGCAAGCACAGTTCGACGCGCTCGTGGTCGGGCTGCCCTGGCAGCGCCTGCCCGAGATGAGCACGATCACGCGGCTCTGA
- a CDS encoding HlyC/CorC family transporter — translation MAEPHPDRTPVEREDKRSFLQKLAEFIHPGPDSRDELIETLADAEDNDVIGAESRVMLEGVLRMADMTAGDVMVAAPRMDLVNIDAPYDSLIHLIIDTAHSRFPVYEGEKENIIGILLAKDLLKLQRAPGLNIRALLRPAAFVPETKGLNDLLREFRGNRNHLAIVIDEFGRVAGLITIEDVLEQIVGEIEDEFDIPEDEGDIFGLADHTYRVSGDTPIERVAEAFGITFDEEQLSEDFDTIGGLVAHEMGHVPKRGEHHALGGFDFVVLHTKGGAVRWFKVSPARGDDASD, via the coding sequence GTGGCCGAACCTCACCCTGACCGCACTCCCGTCGAACGGGAAGACAAACGCAGTTTTCTGCAAAAGCTCGCCGAATTCATCCATCCCGGACCGGATTCCCGCGACGAGCTGATCGAAACCCTCGCCGACGCCGAAGACAACGATGTGATCGGTGCCGAGTCGCGCGTCATGCTCGAAGGCGTGCTGCGCATGGCCGACATGACGGCCGGCGACGTGATGGTTGCCGCGCCGCGCATGGACCTGGTCAACATCGATGCGCCCTACGACTCGCTGATCCATCTCATCATCGACACCGCGCACTCGCGGTTCCCGGTGTACGAAGGCGAGAAGGAAAACATCATCGGCATCCTGCTGGCGAAAGACCTGCTCAAGCTGCAGCGCGCGCCGGGGCTCAACATTCGAGCGCTGCTGCGGCCGGCGGCTTTCGTGCCGGAGACCAAGGGCCTCAACGACCTGCTGCGCGAGTTCCGCGGCAACCGCAACCACCTCGCCATCGTGATCGACGAGTTCGGCCGCGTGGCCGGGCTCATCACGATCGAGGACGTGCTCGAGCAGATCGTCGGCGAGATCGAAGACGAGTTCGACATTCCGGAAGACGAAGGCGACATCTTCGGCCTGGCCGACCACACCTACCGGGTGAGCGGCGACACGCCGATCGAGCGCGTGGCCGAAGCCTTCGGCATCACGTTCGACGAAGAGCAGCTGAGCGAAGACTTCGACACCATCGGCGGCCTCGTCGCGCACGAGATGGGCCACGTGCCCAAGCGGGGCGAACACCATGCGCTCGGTGGCTTCGACTTCGTCGTGCTGCATACCAAGGGCGGCGCGGTGCGCTGGTTCAAGGTCTCGCCCGCGCGCGGCGACGACGCTTCGGATTGA
- the tnpA gene encoding IS66-like element accessory protein TnpA, whose product MDVNPKQRRRHSAEFKAQVLAACREPGASVAAVALSFKLNDNLVHQWRRGRGASPVTSAASTAISESAPQFIALSLPPPSPPPSSPPSASAPAVVSAVAAEAIHLEFKRGVLGVSVTWPVSAAADCAAWLREVLR is encoded by the coding sequence ATGGACGTCAATCCGAAGCAACGGCGCCGCCACAGCGCAGAGTTCAAGGCGCAAGTCCTTGCTGCTTGCAGAGAGCCAGGGGCATCAGTTGCGGCAGTCGCACTGTCCTTCAAGTTGAACGACAACCTGGTGCACCAATGGCGCCGTGGACGCGGGGCGAGTCCAGTCACATCAGCAGCTTCGACGGCGATTTCCGAGTCGGCGCCCCAGTTCATCGCACTGTCGTTGCCCCCGCCATCACCGCCGCCTTCATCACCGCCCTCAGCTTCGGCGCCAGCGGTTGTTTCTGCTGTTGCTGCCGAGGCCATCCACCTTGAGTTCAAACGCGGCGTGCTCGGTGTGAGCGTGACCTGGCCGGTCTCGGCAGCAGCGGACTGCGCAGCATGGCTGCGCGAGGTGTTGCGATGA